A part of Vicugna pacos chromosome 14, VicPac4, whole genome shotgun sequence genomic DNA contains:
- the N4BP2L2 gene encoding NEDD4-binding protein 2-like 2 isoform X6 has protein sequence MALCSALMTIFTIKMGTAKQAINQGRSPVIIDNTNTQAWEMKPYVEMAIGKGYRVEFHEPETWWKFDPEELEKRNKHGVSRKKIAQMLDRYEYQMSISIVMNSVEPPHKSTQRPPPSQGRQRWGGSLGSHNQVCVTSDH, from the exons atggcattgtgttcagcACTGATGACTATTTTCACCATCAAGATGGGTACAG caaAACAAGCTATCAATCAGGGGAGATCTCCAGTTATAATAGACAACACTAATACACAAGCTTGGGAAATGAAACCGTATGTGGAAATG GCCATAGGAAAAGGATACAGAGTAGAGTTTCATGAACCTGAAACTTGGTGGAAATTTGATCCTGAAGAATTAGAAAA gagGAATAAACATGGTGTGTCTCGAAAGAAGATTGCTCAGATGTTGGATCGTTATGAATATCAAATGTCCATCTCTATTGTAATGAATTCAGTGGAACCGCCACACAAAAGTACACAAAGACCTCCTCCTTCACAGGGGAGACAGAGGTGGGGAGGCTCTCTAGGTTCACATAATCAAGTCTGTGTTACAAGTGATCATTAA